The proteins below come from a single Rosa rugosa chromosome 2, drRosRugo1.1, whole genome shotgun sequence genomic window:
- the LOC133732372 gene encoding photosystem II 5 kDa protein, chloroplastic encodes MASMTMTASFLASTITKPSTPRRSLIVAKASRAPEAEKVTVEMKKDKEENSSGRRDLIFAAAAAAACSIAKVAMADEPERGTPAAKKKYAPVCVTMPTARICRK; translated from the coding sequence ATGGCTTCCATGACCATGACAGCCTCATTCCTAGCCTCAACCATCACCAAACCTTCAACTCCCCGCAGGAGCCTCATTGTGGCCAAGGCCTCAAGAGCCCCGGAAGCCGAAAAGGTCACCGTGGAAATGAAGAAGGACAAGGAAGAGAACAGCAGTGGGAGGAGGGATTTGAtctttgctgctgctgctgctgctgcgtgCTCCATTGCCAAGGTTGCCATGGCTGATGAACCTGAGCGTGGGACTCCAGCAGCCAAGAAGAAGTATGCTCCAGTTTGTGTCACAATGCCTACTGCTCGTATCTGCCGCAAGTGA